From a region of the Armatimonas rosea genome:
- a CDS encoding DinB family protein gives MSAAPTLLATLTAGLSEEQLNFTAGPERFTVREVVAHMADLEEVFLERLQRTVAEDEPFLPDWDEDQAALDNHYAQSALAETLARFTAHRASVLAFLAALPPAAWHRTSLRQDKRCDLLGMAAILLGHDGYHLKQLVEYREQILAGAVS, from the coding sequence CTGAGCGCCGCACCGACCTTGCTCGCCACCCTCACGGCGGGGCTCTCCGAGGAGCAGCTGAACTTCACCGCGGGGCCGGAGCGCTTCACGGTCCGCGAGGTCGTGGCCCACATGGCGGATCTGGAGGAGGTCTTTCTGGAGCGCCTGCAGCGCACGGTCGCCGAGGACGAGCCCTTTCTGCCGGACTGGGACGAAGACCAGGCGGCGCTGGACAACCACTACGCCCAGTCCGCTCTCGCCGAGACTCTGGCACGGTTTACGGCCCACCGTGCGAGCGTCTTGGCGTTTCTGGCGGCCTTGCCCCCTGCGGCTTGGCACCGCACCTCGCTCCGGCAGGACAAGCGCTGCGATCTTCTGGGGATGGCCGCGATCTTGCTGGGCCACGACGGCTACCACCTCAAGCAGCTCGTCGAGTACCGGGAACAGATTCTCGCGGGCGCTGTATCGTAG
- a CDS encoding NADPH-dependent FMN reductase, which yields MRHVTLIATSLDTSSKSQLLARHAATLLAERGIAHTLLDLRDSPELAEPLKQATHVIFAVPIYNYDVNAAAKQVIEDHGDALEGKTVGFLCQAGGQRSYMSILSFANALMLDFRCWIVPRFVYATGNDFDGDTPGENIRHRVAELVDSLLKGTP from the coding sequence ATGCGCCATGTTACCCTGATCGCCACGAGCCTGGACACGAGCTCCAAGTCCCAGCTGCTGGCACGTCACGCCGCGACACTCCTGGCGGAGCGCGGGATCGCCCACACACTCTTGGACCTGCGTGACTCCCCGGAGCTTGCCGAGCCGCTGAAGCAAGCCACCCACGTGATCTTTGCGGTTCCGATCTACAACTACGATGTCAATGCCGCCGCCAAGCAGGTGATCGAGGACCACGGGGACGCACTAGAGGGCAAGACCGTGGGGTTTCTCTGCCAGGCGGGCGGGCAGCGCAGCTACATGAGCATTCTCAGCTTCGCTAATGCCCTGATGCTGGACTTTCGCTGCTGGATCGTCCCGCGCTTTGTCTATGCCACGGGCAACGACTTCGACGGCGACACGCCCGGTGAGAATATCCGCCACCGGGTCG